gaaactctagagaatacaaccccaatttgtgtaatctctcctcgtaactcatGGTGGAAATATTCTCTACCACGCTGCCTTCGAGAGGACCCGCGCTGCCGTCAAAAGGCCCCGCGCTGCCGTCAAAAGGCCCCGCGCTGCCGTCAAAAGGCCCCACGCTGCCGTCAAAAGGCCCCGCGCTGCCGTCAAAAGGCCCCACGCTGCCAATGAAAGGCCCCGCGCTGCCGTCAAAAGGCCCCGCGCTGATGTCGAGAGGACCCACGCTGCCGTCAAAAGGCCCCACGCTGCCGTCAAAAGGCCCCGCGTTGCCGTCAAAAGGCCCCACGCTGCCGTCAAACACcgtgcaagaagaagaggacctcgagatacaatgaccttccctccatcataaggtcagaaatggggatgttcgctgatgattgcacagtgttcagttccattcgcaacccctcagataatgaagcagtccgtgcccgcatgcagcaagacctggacaacatccaggcttgggctgataagtggcaaataacattcacgccagataagtgccaggcaatgaccatctccaacaagagagagagtctaaccacctccccttgacattcaacggcattaccatcgccgaatcccccaccatcaacatcctgggggtcaccattgaccagaaacttaactggaccagccatataaatactgtggctacgagagcaggtcagaggctgggtattctgcagagagtgactcacctcctgactccccaaagactttcccctatggacaggccctgcgaatacacaggatctgctcagacgaggaggaacgcgatggacacctacagatgctgaaagacgccctcgtaagaacgggatatgacgcacgactcatcgattgacagttccgacgggccacagcgaaaaaatcgtatagacctcctcagaagacaaacacgggacacaaccaacagagtacccttcgtcgtccagtacttccccggagcggagaaactacaccatgttcttcgcagccttcaacatttcATCGaagacgacgaacacctcgctaaggctatccccacacctccactactcacctttaaacagccacctaacctcaaacagacaatcgttcgcagcaaattacccagctttcaggagaacagcgtccacgacacaacacaaccctgctgcggtaacctctgcaagacatgccagatcatcgacacggataccaccatcacacgagaggacaccacccacccggtacatggttcatactcctgtgactcggccaacgttgactACCTCATACGttacaggaaaggatgccccagagcatggtacattggcgagaccatgcagacactgcgacaacggatgaacggacaccgcgcaacaatcgccaaacaggagggttccctcccagtcggggaacacttcagcagtcaaggacattcagcctccgatcttcgggtaagcgtactccaaggcggccatcgagacacacgacaacgcaaaatcgtcgagcagaaattgatagccaagttccgcacccatgaggacggcctcaaccgggatcttgggttcatgtcacgctacatgtaaccccacctgacatagagtcatccagactcaagctgtagttggcttgttctccatacacagatgcggccggacctgctgcgatttccagcaaaaataagttatttgtttttaatacaaaccccagcatctgctaaattttttaaccctggtgaccccacctcagtattcttggatgtaatgtttccctgactaacctgtttgaacacttctttgattgctgtgattatctgtctgccgaggtgtgataaagggcagttagaaagattatctgtaatcaccaggcattgttctctgactatatatgctgtgcctttatgcaatcctcctcacttcacctgacgaaggagcaaagctccgaaagcttgtgatatcaaataaagctgttggactataacctggtgttgtgcggctccttacatttgtccaccccagtccatcaccggcatctccacatcaagtcaggagtgtgatggaatactctccacttgcctttatgagtgcagctccaacaacactcaagaagctcgacagcatccaggacaaagcagcctgcttgattggcaccccatccaccaccctaaacattcactcccatcaccactggcgcactgtggctgcagtgtgtaccatctactggatgcactgcagcaactcgccaaggcttcttcgacagcaccttccaaacccacgacctctgccatctagaaggacaagggcagcaggtacaggggaacaacaccacctgcacgttccactccaagtcacacaccatcccgacttggatatagatcaccgtttcttcatcgtcgctgggtcaaaatcctggaactgcctacctaacagcactgtgggagaaccttcaccacacggactgcagcggttcaagaaggtggctcaccaccatcttctcaagggcaatcagggatgggcaataaatgctggccttgccagcgtcggccacatcccatgaatgaacttatgttgagcttcattggaacagtgtaagagaccgaggacagagaggtcagaatgggacagggaattaaaatggcaagcgactggcaggtcagggtcacacgtacagagcggaggtgttcagtaaaGTGATCAcacagtctgcgtttggtctccccaatgtagaggaggccgCACTGTGAGCAGTGGATACagcatactaaattgaaagaagtacaagtaaatcgctctttcacctggaaggagtgtttggggccctggacggtaggaagggaggaggtgaaggggcaggtgttacatctcctacgctcgcacgggaaggtgccttggggaggagagcaggtgttgggggtgatggaagagtgggccAGGGTATcgtggagggagcagtcccttcggaatgctgaaaggggaggggaggggaagatgtgtttgttggtgggatcgcgctggaggtggtgaaaATGGCGGAGGATCATACGttgaatatggaggctggtggggtggaacgtgaggacaagggggacctatcatggttctgggagggaagagaaggggtGAGGATAGAAGTGCGTGAAATTggacggacatggtcgagggtcctgtcaactacattggaggggaatcctcggtcgAGGATAAAGGAAggtatatcagaagcactggtgcggaaggtggtatcgtcagaacagatgcgacagagatggagaaactgggagaagggaatagagtccttacaggaagcagggtgggaggaagtttaATCaaggtgggcttataatagatattggttgacagcctatccccagaaatggagatggggaagttgaggaaaggaagggaagagtcggagatggaccacgtgaaggtgagggaagggtggaaattggaagcaaaattgattacattttccagtttggggtgagagcaggaaacggcaccaatacagtcctcattgtaccagaaaaagaggtgagggaggggacctgagtaggactagaacaaggaatgttccacgtatcccacaaaaaggcaggcatagctggaccTATACGGGTTCTCATAGCAACACCTTTAATTTGGAGGAagcgagtggagtcaaaggagaagttgttcaatgtaagaacaagttcagccaggcggaggagggtggtggtgaatggggactggttgggcctccgttcaaggaagaagcggtcctggtggggggtggaggtatagagggactggatgtccatggtgaaagggagtcggttagggccggggaactggaaactgttaaagtttcCCGCAATTCGCCCCTGCTGATCTTTCCTATTCACATTGTAATATAATACTTACTGCTCTATATTCTCTAAAGGTAAATATCAATTTCCTATTTTATTCCTGATAGCTCAATTAGCTATCAGTATATTTCAATTACTTCTACCCATATATTGTGTTATTGATTATGAAGGTGCTTTAATCGATTGGTATACTTCCAATTGTCTAAGTGAGAGTGCCTGGCACTCTCAGTTCCTCCAAGTATATATTTACATTTTTCTGTTACAGTTACTGTAGCACACTTCTAGTACACGTCTTGCACAACAGTTCACCTCTGGTATCTCACCCGTTCTTCATATATGAACCTGTACGATGACAGCTGAAGAGGTTACTTGAATATGGGGAAGGGGGAATTGGGGCTATTTGATTATAGGGGGAGGGTGAAAgggccatcacagctgagcccatctTCCACAACAGCTCTGGCGGAATAGGTCAATGATCAGCAGCAGAAgcagcaaacaggaaattagagatgcatgtaacaagggtactatagtaatcatgggtgactttaatctacatatagactggccaaaccaaattagtaataatactgtggaagatgaattcctggagtgtgtacgagattgttttttagaccagtacattgaggagccaaccagaaaacaggctatcctagattgggtattgtgcaatgagaaggggttaattaataatcttgttgtgcggggtcctttagggaagagtgaccataacatgatagaattcttcattaagatggaaagtgaagtagtccaatccgaaactagggtcctaaatctaaagaaaggaaactatgaaggtatgaggagtgagttggatatgatagattggggagcttcattaaaaggcatgatggtggataggcaatggctaacatttaaggaacaaatgcatgaattgcaacaattatacattcctttctggtgcaaaaacacaaaaggaaaagtggccctaccatggctaacaaaagaaattaaggaaagtattagatccaaagaggagtcatataaagttgccagaaaaagtagcaagcctgaggattgggtgcaatttagaattcagcaagaAAGGGccgagagattgattaagagaggaaaaatagagtatgagagtaaacttgcaaggaacataaaagcggactgtaaaagcttctacaagtatgtaaaaagaaaaagattaatgaagacaaatgtaggtcccttacagtcagaaatggcagaatttataatggggaacaaggaaatggctgagcaattaaacaaatactttggttctgtcttcacagaagaggacacaaataacttcccaaaaatgctagggaaccaagggtccagtgagaaggaggaattaaaggaaattagtattagtaaaaaaatagtgctggagaaattaattggactaaaagccaataaatccccagggcctgataatctgcatcccagagtactaaaagaggtagcctggaaatagtggaagcattagttgtcatcttccaaaagtctatagattatggaacagttcctgcagattggagggtggcaaatgtaatcccactatttaaaaaaggagggagagaaaacagggaattacagaccggttagcctaacatcaatagtagggaaaatgctggagcctattataaaggatgtgataacaggacacttagaaaatatcaacgggattagacaaagtcaacatgaatttataaaagggaaattctgtttgacaaacctactggagttttttgaggatgtaactggtagaatagataagggagaaccagtggatgtggtttatttggattttcagaaggcctttgataaagacccacataagaggttagtgtgcaaaattaaatcacGTGGGATTGggaataatatactggcatggattgaaaattggttaacagacaggaaacagagagtaggaataaatgggtcttcttcgaggtggcaggcagtgactagtggggtaccacagggatcagtgcttgggccccagctattcacagtatatatatcaatgatttggatgagggaaccaaatgtaatatttccaagtttgctgacgacaaaaAACTAGGTGGAATTGTGAGTTGTGAAAAggttgcaaagaggcttcaagacaatttagacaagttgagtgagtgggaaaatacatggcagatgcagtataatgtggataaatatcaagttttccacttcggaaggaaaaacagaaaggcagagtattacttaaatggtgatagattgggaaatgttgatgtacaaagggacttgggtgtccttgtacaccagtcactgaaagcaaacatgcaggtgcaacaagcagttcggaaggcaaatggtatgttggccttcattgcaagaggatttgagtacaggagcaaggatgtcttactgcaattatacagggccttggtgtgaccacacccggagtattgtgtgcagttttggtctccttacctaagaacggatatacttgccatagagggagtgcagcgaaggttcaccagactgattcctaggataacagaactgttgtatgaggagagattgggtcaactaggcctgtattcattagagtttagaagaatgagaggggatctcattgaaacatataaaattctgacagggcgagacagactggatgcagggaggatgtttcccctggctgggggtctagaatgaggggtcacagtctcaggatacggggacaGTCTCaggacatttgggactgagatgaggagaaatttcttcacttacagggtggtgaacctgtggacttCTCTATCACACAAGGCTttggaggccaagtcaatgaatataattaagaaggagctggatagatttctagatacaaaaggcatcaaagggcatggggagagagcgagaatatggtattgagatagaggatcagccatgatcatattgactaatttgattaaattttttgagggggtgactaggcatgtggatgaaggtaacgcagtggatgtggtatacatggatttcagtaaggccttcgataaagtcccccacaggagactggtcaagaaggtacgagcccatggaatccagggcactttggatacaaaactggcttagtggcagaaggcagagggtgatggtcgaaggttgtttttgtgactggaagcctgtggccagtggggtaccacagggatcggtgctgggtcccttgctgtttgtggtctacattaatgacttggatatgaatgtaaaaggtatgatcagtaagttcgctgatgatacaaaaattggtagggtggtaaatagcgaggaggatagcctcagtctgcaggacgatatagatgggttggtcagatgggcggaacagtggcaaatggaatttaacccggaaaagtgcgaggtgatgcactttggagggactaacacggcaagggaatacacaatgaatgggaggaccctaggcaagacagagggtcagagggatcttggtgtgcaagttcacagatccctgaagacggcggaacaggtagataaggtggtaaagaaggcatatgggatacttgcctttattagctgaggcatagaatataagagcaaggaggttatgatggagctgtataaaacactggttaggccacagctggagtactgtgtgcagttctggtcgccacaccacaggaaggatgtgatcgctttggagagggtgcagaggagattcaccaggatgttaccagggctggagcgcttcagctatgaagagagactgggaagattgggtttgttttccttggagcagaggaggctgaggggggacatgattgaggtgtacaaaattatgaggggcacagataggatggatactaaggagctttttcccttcgttgagggttctataacaaggggacatagattcaaggtaaaaggcgggaggtttagaggggatttgagaaagaactttttcacccagagggtggttggagtctggaactcactgcctgaaagggttgtggaggcaggaaccctcacaacattcaagaagcatttggatgagcacttgaaatgccatagcatacaaggctacggaccaaatgctggaatatgggattagattagacagggcttgatggccggcgcggacacgatgggccgaagggcctctatccgtgctgtataactctatgactctatgaatggcggagcaggctcgaagggccgaatcgcctactcctgctcctattttctatgtttctataatctTGGACTGATTTTCTTGTCACTATTCCAGGGACTTTGAGATCAATTGTAGCACTCCTGCTGAGATCGACTAATTCAGGAGAGATCAGGGACCAAACCTGGGGCCTTCTTAGTCTGTGTGACTCAGGACCACCCCTGTCAGTGTACTTACCCACTGAGCCCTTGATGTTtagcattttaaaaatacaattgtTTTTTAATGTGATTGAAACGTGTATGTTTATAAAACAGAGTGCAGTATTTCAGGGTCATTCTCTGTTGGGCAGAACAGGCTCTAACAGCCTTGTAGGGAAGAAGGACCCTGGAGAATTGAACCCAAACTGCTTTTGGCCCCTTTCAAACCATCATGCCGGATTGCGAAATTCAGGTACAAGTGGTTGAAGCTTTTGCAGTTGACTGGCAGTTACTGTACAAGTGCCAGTCGATGTTTTGTGCACTAATAAGAAAATGTTTTGCGGAGGCTTAATGATGTGGTAGGTGGTATATTTTAAATAAGATAAATGGAGGCAAGAGATTATGCtaaagatataaagaacagtaagTAGATGACACAGAATAGCAAGTGTACGCAAGCATAAGACCATTCATTTTGATCTCTCCTTTTATCAGATGAAGTAACAATGGGGAGGAAATTCAATTGAACTATGTGGATAAATGATATTTGAGATCATGCTGTGTGAACCTTAAACTGTGTGAGAATACATTCATTCCGATGCTGCATCCTTTGAGATTCGACTTCAATGTATGTTGTGTGAAATTCCTAAGAGACATCATTAAAAGGACTTAAATATTCTGGAAAAAAGATTGAAACTTAACAATTATTTTAACACAAGCCTACAGCTTTCATTCAAGCCGTGCAGACTGACTGCTGGGATTAATTTAACTTCACATCTTAATCACATGCAATTCTCATCAGTTGCCCACACCTTCGAAGCAGCAGTTTTTCCTTTGCACTGTGTGAAGTTACTTTACTGCTGGGTCCTGCTCTActgtttataaatgtaaggaatcttacaacaccaggttatagtccaacaaatttattttaaaatcacaagctttcggagattatctccttcgtcagatgaatgaatgaaaaggttctcaaatcgcatatcttatactatgttgggacagcatcacaccaatcaaaaggtgtcgttgttattcaaacaggccagtcacggagaacagcacgtcccagtacactcgatatacattgtgtctattacacaggcaggcagaaagaaactcaaaatggcagagagagagagagagagagagagaattttaaaaaacatataaattttttccccctttttgctggtggggttacgtgtagcgtgacatgaacccaagatcccggttgaggccgtcctcatgggtgcggaacttggctatcaacttctgctcgacgattttgcgttgtcgtgtgtctcgaaggccgccttggagaacgcttacccgaagatcggtggctgaatgtccttgactgctaaagtgttccccgactgggagggaaccctcctgtttggcgattgttgcgcggtgtccgtttatccgttgtcgcagcgtctgcatggtctcgccaatgtaccatgctccggggcatcctttcctgcaacgtatgaggtaaacaatgttggccgagtcacaggagtatgaaccatgtacctggtgggtggtgtcctctcgtgtgatggtggtatccgtgtcgatgatctggcaagtcttgcagaggttgccgtggcagggttgtgtggtgtcgtggacactgttctcctgaaaactgggtaacttgctgcgaacgatggtctgtttgaggttgggtggctgtttaaaggcgagcagtggaggcgtggggatggccttagcgaggtgttcgtcgtcatcgatgacatgttgaaggctgcggagaacatggtgtagtttctccgctccagggaagtactggacgacgaagggtactctgttggttgcgtcccgtgtttgtcttctgaggaggtctatgcgattcttcgctgtggcccgtcggaactgtcgatcgacaagtcgagcgtcatatcccgttctgtTTATAAAGCAGCTTTTGTTTGTGTAGGAATTCAAAAAAATGATTTGTAAACTTTGTATGGTCATTTGTAATTTTAGATGAGCTCTAAATTTGGattaaaagtaaatttaaatGTTTCTGTTTATTTTAAGTTTCAAGTGAAAACTTCACAATGTACTGTGCCTAATGCATTCAATCAGTGCTTCATCTTTAAATAATACTCTCAATACCTTTTACACAATTGTCATCTACATTTGTGTAGAATGAGGAAATAATGCAATTTGATACTTTTTAATACTATTAGtatatctcccatggcattgcttacaGTGAGTCAGAGGTTTTATAAGAATAGGGATGTTATACCAAGTAGTATTATCAGGGATAATGACTTATCAGCACTGGGGTCGGCCCTGTGACCTAAGAGCACTGGGATGGGGTTCCCAGGTCTGGCAGTACTGGGATGGAGTCCAGGTGCATTTTAAGGAATGGTCACAGGATGTTGGAGCACTGCAAAGGAGATCCCAGCGGTAGCACTGGAAAGGGTAGTTCTAGAAATACTGGGGCAGGTCTTGAGATCTGCAATCACTTGGAGATGGTACCTGGGATTAAGGAGCACAGGGAATGTGGTCCAGGGGTTTGTGGACACTGGAGGGGCTGGTGAGATCTGGGAATGGGAGGTGTCTGGGGATTGGGGGTCTTAGGATCCAGGAGGACCGACCGGTGGCAAGATTTGGAGCACTgcggggggttggtgtggtgggaaGAGCATTGGGTACTGATGGGATCAGGCAGTGTTGGGCAGAGCAGGCTCTAACAGCCTTTTAGGGAAGAAGGACCCTGGAGAATTGAAACCAAACTGCTTTTGGCCCCTTTCAAACCATCATGCCGGATTGCGAAGTTCAGGTACAAGTGGTTGAAGCTTTTGCAGTGCATGTCCTGCCTTCCCCATCCAGCAAGCTGCAGTGGCATGCCCATTTGGTGCCCACAGCCTGCTggcggcatttaaatgaggcctgaagcCGAATTTGGCTCATCCCTCAGGCCGCATGGACTGGCACGTGAAGCAGTCGCTCCACCGACTTCGTGCCTGTT
This DNA window, taken from Heptranchias perlo isolate sHepPer1 chromosome 2, sHepPer1.hap1, whole genome shotgun sequence, encodes the following:
- the LOC137332302 gene encoding uncharacterized protein, whose protein sequence is MREQPLAPSIRHDPQPEEKEDEEAEDEGEETEGEVEEDARWQQGAQALSARALCAHLIHVCELLVLAPPTDRHSRVRLISGAASSASLLDGKPGNKVNGHQLIRDRLGVQHVSAKDKAEAFATIFSQKFLLIHTFEIKKYNSQKCCFINRTGYDARLVDRQFRRATAKNRIDLLRRQTRDATNRVPFVVQYFPGAEKLHHVLRSLQHVIDDDEHLAKAIPTPPLLAFKQPPNLKQTIVRSKLPSFQENSVHDTTQPCHGNLCKTCQIIDTDTTITREDTTHQVHGSYSCDSANIVYLIRCRKGCPGAWYIGETMQTLRQRINGHRATIAKQEGSLPVGEHFSSQGHSATDLRVSVLQGGLRDTRQRKIVEQKLIAKFRTHEDGLNRDLGFMSRYT